The sequence CCTCAGTCTCGCGTTCTGGCACTTGTACTTCAAGCCTTGACCACGTCATGTCCGTGAAGGAGGTTACGCGTATCGATCACGAGCTGCGCATGTTCTGCGATCTGCCGCGGGTCGTACCACTTGTGATTGGTGGCAACCACAACCGCGTCGTAATCGGCGAGGGCTTCGGTGCTCCAAGCGATGCTCTGCTTGTCCACGTCGTAGTGCCGCATCTCGTGAGTCTGTGGAACGTGCGGATCGTGGTAATCCACGTGAGCCCCCAGGGCTTCGAGGCGTTCGATGATCTCGAAGCTCGGGGACTCACGAACGTCATCGACGTCGGGTTTGTAAGCGAGACCAAGCACGAGGATCTTCGATCCCTTGACCGGCTTGGCGTGATCGTTGAGCGCAAGGGTGGTGCGTTCGACGACGAATTGCGGCATGGCG comes from Planctomycetota bacterium and encodes:
- a CDS encoding nucleotide sugar dehydrogenase, with amino-acid sequence ENVYRAVNIALVNELKVLLTEMGVDVWKVIEAAATKPFGFQAFYPGPGLGGHCIPIDPYYLTWKAREYGLSTRFIELAGEVNRAMPQFVVERTTLALNDHAKPVKGSKILVLGLAYKPDVDDVRESPSFEIIERLEALGAHVDYHDPHVPQTHEMRHYDVDKQSIAWSTEALADYDAVVVATNHKWYDPRQIAEHAQLVIDTRNLLHGHDVVKA